A window of the Arachis duranensis cultivar V14167 chromosome 5, aradu.V14167.gnm2.J7QH, whole genome shotgun sequence genome harbors these coding sequences:
- the LOC107487781 gene encoding uncharacterized protein LOC107487781: MVEDVCFFHKDILVIKPPMKSPTLLRMAVLVFSVVCGIFIFSVCLKQISTQARTNFVEFNVVEKPYQSRMRLINISYLHYPKPVSFNRNECSHNPVLFFAILSNQRSGSGWFETLLNSHINVSSNGEVFSAKERRQNASSIIQTLDRVYNLDWFNSASKNECSAATGLKWMLNQGVMEHHKEVVEYFNRRSVSVIFLFRRNLLRRMVSMHANSYDRYAKLLNGTHKSHVHSPEEADILSRYKPTINSTSLLDDLKDMEKRATNALEYFNSTRHMILYYEDLMRNRTKLKDVQEFLGLPPMELSSCQVKIHKGPLSDHIQNWDEVNKTLRGTAYESFLEADY; this comes from the exons ATGGTAGAAGACGTGTGTTTCTTCCACAAG GACATTCTTGTTATAAAGCCTCCAATGAAATCACCAACGCTATTAAGGATGGCAGTCTTGGTGTTTTCCGTGGTTTGTGGCATTTTTATCTTCTCGGTATGTCTAAAGCAGATAAGCACCCAAGCAAGGACCAACTTTGTGGAGTTCAATGTAGTTGAGAAGCCTTATCAGAGCAGAATGAGGCTAATCAACATTTCGTACTTACATTATCCCAAACCTGTATCATTTAACAG GAATGAGTGTTCTCATAATCCTGTACTATTCTTTGCCATATTGTCGAATCAGAGATCAGGCAGCGGGTGGTTTGAGACCCTTTTGAATAGTCACATTAATGTAAGCTCAAATGGGGAAGTCTTTTCTGCTAAAGAGAGAAGGCAAAATGCTTCTTCTATTATACAGACGTTGGATAGAGTTTACAATTTAGACTGGTTCAATAGTGCTTCCAAGAATGAATGTTCTGCTGCAACCGGATTAAAGTGGATGCTTAATCAG GGAGTAATGGAGCATCATAAGGAAGTAGTGGAATACTTCAATAGAAGAAGTGTTTCGGTCATATTTCTTTTCCGGAGAAACTTACTACGAAGGATGGTATCGATGCATGCCAATTCATATGACCGTTATGCTAAGCTTTTGAATGGAACTCATAAATCTCATGTACACTCTCCAGAAGAG GCTGATATTCTTTCAAGGTACAAGCCTACCATAAACTCTACATCATTGCTGGATGACTTAAAGGACATGGAGAAGAGAGCCACAAACGCTTTAGAATACTTCAACAGCACTCGGCATATGATATTGTACTATGAGGATCTCATGAGAAATCGCACT AAGCTAAAAGATGTGCAAGAGTTTCTAGGATTGCCTCCGATGGAGTTATCGAGCTGTCAGGTTAAGATACACAAGGGGCCATTGTCAGACCACATTCAAAACTGGGATGAGGTTAACAAGACACTGCGAGGAACCGCATACGAGAGTTTCCTCGAAGCTGACTACTAG